In one window of Oryza sativa Japonica Group chromosome 9, ASM3414082v1 DNA:
- the LOC136351927 gene encoding isoamylase 3, chloroplastic: MDSIGINRAPLGSSSSAAAVTARRGIALRPARRSVASTNRVGVATIGFGDASGLRACSEKVRRFDSVRSTTARAQNGNAGRSMTEERGCTMSDTEMPFKYSSGKAFPLGVSQVEGGLNFALFSQHASSVILCLKLPGRGTEDEKGADVVEFVLDQQKNKTGDIWHVIVEGLPASGVLYGYRVGGPQGWDQGHRFDSSTVLLDPYAKLVSGRKYFGVAEEKSSQHFGTYDFDSSPFDWGDDYRLPNLPEADLVIYEMNVRAFTADESSGLDSTSRGSYLGLIDKIPHLLELGVNAVELLPVFEYDELEFKRYPNPRDHMVNTWGYSTINFFAPMSRYASAGGGPVAASKELKQMVKELHKAGIEVILDVVYNHTNEADDAHPYMTSFRGIDNKVYYMLDLNKNAELLNFSGCGNTLNCNHPVVKELILDSLRHWVEEYHIDGFRFDLASVLCRGPDGCPLDAPPLIKEIAKDAVLSRCKIIAEPWDCGGLYLVGRFPNWDRWAEWNGKYRDDLRRFIKGDPGMKGVFATRVSGSADLYQVNERKPYHGVNFVIAHDGFTLCDLVSYNLKHNDANGEGGCDGCNDNFSWNCGVEGETNDLNVLSLRSRQMKNFHVALMISQGTPMMLMGDEYGHTRYGNNNSYGHDTCINNFQWEQLEQRRDGHFRFFSEMIKFRHSNPILRRDRFLNKNDVTWHEDCWENQESKFLAFTVHDHNSGGDIYLAFNAHDYFVDAVIPPPPHHKCWNRVVDTNLESPNDIVPEGVPFTGPKYRIAPYSSILLKAKP, translated from the exons ATGGATTCCATTGGTATAAATCGCGCCCCGCTgggttcctcctcctccgccgccgccgtgacagCTCGTCGAGGCATCGCGCTCCGCCCGGCTCGCCGCTCCGTCGCGAGTACGAACCG TGTGGGTGTGGCGACGATCGGCTTCGGGGACGCGTCTGGGCTCAGAGCGTGTTCTGAGAAG GTTAGGCGATTTGATTCTGTACGAAGCACCACGGCGAGAGCTCAGAACGGGAACGCTGGGAGAAGCATGACCGAG GAAAGAGGATGTACAATGTCTGATACTGAAATGCCATTTAAATATTCCTCTGGTAAAGCCTTCCCATTAGGAGTGTCTCAAGTTGAAGGCGGGCTGAACTTCGCACTTTTCTCTCAGCATGCTTCTTCTGTCATTCTCTGCTTAAAGCTTCCTGGGAG GGGAACTGAAGATGAGAAAGGTGCAGATGTTGTCGAGTTTGTTTTAGACCAGCAGAAGAACAAAACTGGGGATATATGGCATGTGATAGTGGAG GGCTTGCCTGCTTCTGGTGTTCTTTATGGGTATCGTGTTGGTGGCCCTCAAGGATGGGACCAAGGCCATAGATTTGATAGCAGCACTGTTCTTCTGGACCCTTATGCAAAATTAGTTTCTGGTCGAAAGTACTTTGGGGTTGCTGAAGAGAAGTCAAGCCAGCATTTTGGAACATATGATTTTGATAGCTCTCCTTTTGATTGGGGTGATGACTACAGGCTTCCGAATTTGCCTGAG GCAGATCTAGTCATATATGAAATGAACGTCCGTGCTTTCACCGCGGATGAGTCAAGTGGCCTTGATTCGACTTCTCGTGGAAGCTATCTTGGTCTCATTGATAAA ATCCCTCATTTGCTGGAACTTGGCGTTAATGCAGTGGAACTACTTCCTGTTTTTGAGTATGATGAGCTGGAATTCAAGAGGTACCCCAACCCAAGGGACCACATG GTCAATACATGGGGCTATTCTACGATAAACTTTTTTGCACCCATGAGCCGTTATGCTAGTGCCGGTGGTGGACCAGTGGCTGCTTCCAAAGAGCTCAAGCAGATGGTCAAAGAATTGCATAAAGCTGGCATAGAG GTTATTCTGGATGTTGTTTACAACCATACAAATGAGGCGGATGATGCTCACCCGTATATGACTTCTTTCCGTGGCATTGATAACAAG GTCTATTACATGTTAGACCTGAACAAAAATGCTGAACTACTGAACTTCTCAGGCTGCG GGAATACACTGAACTGCAACCATCCTGTTGTCAAGGAGCTCATTCTTGACAGCTTGAGACACTG GGTTGAGGAGTATCACATAGATGGATTTCGATTTGACCTTGCAAGTGTTCTTTGTCGTGGACCAGATGGTTGTCCTCTTGATGCACCTCCACTCATCAAG GAAATTGCCAAAGATGCTGTATTATCTAGATGTAAGATCATTGCTGAACCTTGGGATTGCGGCGGCCTTTATCTCGTAGGGCGTTTCCCTAACTGGGACAG GTGGGCTGAATGGAACGGCAAATACAGAGATGATCTTCGAAGATTTATTAAG GGTGACCCTGGTATGAAGGGGGTGTTTGCGACTCGTGTGTCTGGATCTGCTGATCTCTATCAG GTGAACGAGCGGAAGCCTTACCATGGTGTAAATTTTGTGATTGCACATGATGGATTTACTTTATGTGACCTTGTTTCTTACAACTTAAAG CACAATGATGCTAATGGAGAAGGTGGCTGTGATGGATGCAATGACAACTTTAGCTGGAACTGTGGTGTTGAAG GAGAAACAAATGATCTGAATGTGTTAAGTCTGCGTTCAAGACAAATGAAAAACTTCCATGTAGCTTTAATGATTTCTCAG GGCACCCCAATGATGTTGATGGGCGATGAATATGGTCATACACGTTATGGGAACAACAATAGCTATGGACATGATACTTGCATTAATAATTTCCAATGGGAACAG TTGGAACAAAGAAGAGATGGCCATTTCAGGTTTTTCTCAGAGATGATAAAGTTTCGTCACAGCAACCCAATATTAAGACGAGACAGGTTTCTTAATAAA AACGATGTCACCTGGCACGAGGATTGTTGGGAGAACCAGGAAAGCAAATTTTTGGCATTCAC AGTACATGATCACAACTCTGGTGGAGATATCTATTTGGCATTCAATGCACATGACTATTTTGTGGACGCTGTAATTCCCCCACCACCACACCATAAATGTTGGAACCGTGTG GTGGATACCAACCTGGAATCACCAAATGATATTGTACCAGAAGGGGTGCCATTTACAGGACCAAAATACAGAATTGCTCCATACTCTTCCATTCTGCTCAAGGCAAAGCCTTAG
- the LOC4347327 gene encoding mavicyanin, with protein sequence MCSSNSIAEIGHLTSLSPSPSKCLTQLFPSLFLIIGQMAVSSAVLVGLLVVSCAAVAAATRYTVGDGEGWTTGVNYNNWANGKFFRQGDELVFNYQARAHTVTEVSQTNFDSCNGNSPLSNDNGGSTTIRLSYPGMHYFICTIPGHCSSGMKLAVNVNGDPSYSAASSPAAASAVAAAAAGALIKLALF encoded by the exons ATGTGCAGCAGCAACAGTATAGCTGAGATTGGTCATCTGACATCCttatctccctctccctccaagTGCCTAACCCAACTCTTCCCGAGCCTTTTTCTGATCATTGGACAAATGGCCGTCTCTTCAGCCGTTCTCGTTGGGCTACTCGTCGTGAGTTGCGCCGCGGTGGCCGCAGCCACGAGGTAcaccgtcggcgacggcgagggctgGACGACCGGCGTCAACTACAACAACTGGGCCAACGGCAAGTTTTTCAGACAAGGAGACGAACTCG TGTTCAACTACCAGGCGAGGGCGCACACGGTGACGGAGGTGAGCCAGACCAACTTCGACAGCTGCAACGGCAACAGCCCGCTGAGCAACGACAACGGGGGATCGACCACCATCAGGCTCTCCTACCCGGGCATGCACTACTTCATCTGCACCATCCCCGGCCACTGCAGCAGCGGCATGAAGCTCGCCGTGAACGTCAACGGTGACCCGTCGTACTCTGCCGcctcttcgccggcggcggcgagcgctgtcgccgccgcggcagcgggGGCCCTGATCAAGCTCGCGCTGTTCTGA
- the LOC112936410 gene encoding arabinogalactan protein 1-like, with product MARFQIVALAMAMLFAAASAQAPAATPTPAPKASPPPATPPPTPAPVSAPPAQAPATPPPAPAPAPKASAPAPAPKASAPAPVPAAAAPTPEISSPPAPSPAGLAPSPTAEVTPPPSAAAGVSPAAAWVAAAAVAAAAAFY from the coding sequence ATGGCGCGCTTCCAGATCGTGGCCTTGGCCATGGCGATGCTCTTCGCCGCCGCATCAGCTCAGGCCCCGGCGGCCACCCCGACGCCCGCTCCCAAGGCGTCCCCtcctccggcgacgccgccgccgacgcctgcGCCGGTGTCAGCGCCCCCGGCTCAGGCCCCGGCCACTCCTCCCCCGGCTCCGGCTCCCGCCCCCAAGGCCTCAGCTCCGGCTCCCGCCCCCAAGGCCTCGGCTCCGGCTCCCGTGCCCGCGGCCGCGGCTCCCACCCCGGAGATCAGCTCGCCACCAGCCCCGTCACCGGCAGGCTTGGCCCCGTCTCCCACCGCCGAGGTGACCCCTccccccagcgccgccgccggcgtctcccccgccgccgcgtgggtcgccgccgccgccgtggccgccgccgccgcgttctaCTGA